One genomic window of Candidatus Binatia bacterium includes the following:
- a CDS encoding aspartate kinase, with the protein MSLIVQKYGGTSVGTVDRIKAVAARVAATRAAGHDVIVVVSAMAGETNRLLDLARQVSSQPEPRESDVLVATGEQVAVALLAMALLDRGVPARSLLGYQARLATDSVFGRARIRNISGERMLEVVRGGQVAVIAGFQGVDEDLNITTLGRGGSDTSAVAVAAAVRADVCEIYTDVDGVYTTDPRICPGARKLARVSFDEMLELASLGAKVLQIRSVEFAKRYAVPVHVRSSFSDAPGTWVVEEEPSMEDVLVTGVALDLNEAKITLQHVPDRPGLAARIFTAIAAAHIVVDMIIQNASAEGSTDVTFTVPQADSDQAVAIVRGLAAEIGAGGVLADTGVAKVSVVGLGMRSHAGVAAHMFEVLAREGINIQMISTSEIKVSVVIDAKYGELAVRVLHQALVEEGVKETAA; encoded by the coding sequence GTGTCCTTGATCGTTCAGAAATACGGCGGCACGTCGGTGGGAACAGTGGACCGGATCAAGGCCGTGGCGGCGCGGGTGGCGGCGACCCGGGCCGCCGGCCACGACGTCATCGTGGTGGTGTCGGCCATGGCCGGCGAGACCAATCGATTGCTCGATCTGGCCCGGCAAGTATCGTCGCAACCGGAACCGCGGGAGAGCGACGTCCTGGTCGCCACCGGCGAGCAGGTGGCGGTGGCCTTGTTGGCCATGGCACTGCTCGACCGCGGGGTGCCGGCGCGCTCGCTACTGGGTTACCAGGCTCGACTGGCGACCGACAGCGTCTTCGGCAGGGCGCGCATTCGGAACATCAGCGGCGAACGCATGCTCGAGGTGGTACGCGGCGGACAGGTCGCGGTGATTGCCGGCTTTCAGGGCGTCGACGAGGACCTCAACATCACGACCCTGGGACGCGGCGGCAGCGACACCAGTGCCGTTGCCGTCGCGGCCGCCGTGCGCGCCGACGTCTGCGAGATCTACACCGACGTCGACGGCGTCTACACGACCGACCCGCGCATCTGTCCCGGCGCCCGCAAGCTGGCGCGCGTTTCGTTCGACGAAATGCTGGAACTCGCCAGTCTCGGCGCGAAGGTGCTGCAGATCCGATCGGTCGAGTTCGCCAAGCGCTACGCCGTCCCCGTACACGTCCGGTCGAGCTTTTCGGACGCGCCGGGGACCTGGGTCGTCGAGGAGGAACCGAGTATGGAAGACGTTCTGGTCACCGGGGTTGCGCTGGACCTCAACGAAGCCAAGATCACCCTTCAGCACGTGCCCGATCGCCCCGGTCTGGCCGCCCGCATCTTCACCGCGATTGCCGCAGCGCACATCGTCGTCGATATGATCATCCAGAACGCCAGCGCCGAGGGTTCCACGGATGTGACCTTCACCGTGCCGCAGGCCGACAGCGATCAGGCCGTCGCGATCGTTCGCGGTCTGGCGGCGGAGATCGGCGCCGGTGGCGTGCTCGCCGACACCGGCGTCGCCAAGGTGTCGGTGGTAGGGCTCGGTATGCGCAGCCATGCGGGAGTCGCGGCGCACATGTTCGAGGTGCTCGCCCGCGAAGGCATCAACATCCAGATGATCTCGACGTCGGAGATCAAGGTCTCGGTCGTCATCGACGCCAAGTACGGCGAACTCGCCGTGCGCGTGCTGCATCAGGCGCTCGTCGAAGAGGGGGTCAAGGAGACAGCCGCGTGA
- a CDS encoding type II toxin-antitoxin system VapB family antitoxin yields the protein MRTTLTLDDDVAGKLQQLAKRSGASFKETVNATLRRGLAAQERRAARPPAFRVDPFNSPMRPGIDPLRLNQLLDQLDADAFAATEPGTGHGPA from the coding sequence ATGCGTACGACCCTGACGCTCGATGACGACGTGGCCGGCAAGTTGCAGCAACTGGCGAAGCGGTCCGGAGCATCCTTTAAAGAGACGGTGAACGCCACGTTACGGCGCGGGTTGGCGGCACAGGAACGACGCGCGGCGCGCCCGCCCGCTTTCCGAGTCGACCCGTTCAACAGCCCCATGCGCCCCGGCATCGATCCGCTGCGGCTCAACCAACTCCTGGATCAACTCGACGCCGACGCGTTCGCGGCAACGGAACCCGGCACGGGGCATGGTCCTGCCTGA
- the tsaE gene encoding tRNA (adenosine(37)-N6)-threonylcarbamoyltransferase complex ATPase subunit type 1 TsaE, with amino-acid sequence MPQPTIEPLTLLSRAEDETSAFGARLAGVLEAGDLIGLRGELGAGKTCLVRGLAEGLGIPPARVRSPTFTLIAEYGGGRLPLYHLDLYRLEPTEADRLALREYLDGDGVCVVEWFERLQDESPHLEVHLTFVGATERRLVVSAHGARYDRRLDRLRGV; translated from the coding sequence ATGCCCCAACCCACGATCGAGCCGCTGACCCTGCTCAGTCGCGCCGAGGACGAGACCAGCGCGTTTGGTGCCCGACTGGCCGGGGTGCTCGAAGCCGGCGACCTCATCGGTTTGCGCGGCGAACTCGGGGCCGGGAAGACGTGCCTCGTGCGCGGCCTTGCCGAGGGCCTGGGCATTCCCCCGGCGCGCGTGCGCAGTCCGACGTTCACACTCATCGCCGAATACGGCGGCGGCCGCCTGCCGCTCTATCACCTCGACCTTTACCGGCTGGAGCCGACCGAGGCGGACCGGCTCGCCCTGCGCGAGTACCTCGATGGCGACGGCGTCTGCGTGGTCGAGTGGTTCGAGCGTTTGCAGGACGAGTCGCCCCACCTCGAAGTCCATTTGACGTTCGTGGGAGCGACGGAACGGCGCCTGGTGGTGTCGGCGCATGGGGCGCGCTATGATCGCCGCCTCGATCGCTTGCGGGGTGTGTAA
- a CDS encoding type II toxin-antitoxin system VapC family toxin yields MIVADTDVLVDYLRGRNPMAARVEIELQTRGFATTVVTAFELWTGARTPRQSSAVEMLLAAMTILPLDADGARKGAEARSALLARGEDIGMADCLIAGICLREGAMLITGNRRHFARIDGLKLSFGTEEEQPEEEP; encoded by the coding sequence GTGATCGTCGCCGATACGGACGTGCTGGTTGACTACCTGCGCGGTCGCAACCCCATGGCTGCCCGCGTGGAAATCGAGCTACAGACGCGAGGCTTCGCGACGACGGTGGTGACCGCGTTCGAGCTATGGACCGGCGCCAGGACGCCGCGGCAGTCCTCAGCGGTCGAGATGCTCCTTGCCGCGATGACGATCCTGCCGCTTGACGCCGACGGCGCTCGGAAGGGCGCCGAGGCTAGAAGTGCACTGCTCGCGCGGGGAGAGGACATCGGCATGGCGGATTGCCTGATCGCCGGCATCTGCTTGCGCGAGGGTGCCATGCTGATCACTGGGAATCGCCGGCACTTCGCCCGTATCGATGGGCTCAAGCTGTCGTTCGGAACCGAAGAGGAGCAGCCGGAAGAGGAGCCGTGA
- a CDS encoding DUF5615 family PIN-like protein, translating to MILWVDAHISPKLCPRIRRQFGVEVTHVRDLGLREAEDPEIFEKARAADVAVFTKDEDFVDLVGRLGTPPQVLWLRCGNMSNARLWSILSRTLADALELLRQGEPIVEITLSQGEPGGRTQASSHRRGKTPRR from the coding sequence GTGATTCTCTGGGTTGACGCCCACATCTCCCCCAAGCTTTGCCCGCGCATTCGCAGGCAGTTCGGGGTGGAGGTGACGCATGTTCGCGACCTGGGCCTCCGAGAGGCCGAGGATCCCGAGATCTTCGAGAAGGCTCGCGCGGCAGATGTCGCGGTGTTCACGAAGGACGAAGATTTCGTCGATCTCGTCGGCCGGCTCGGCACACCACCGCAGGTCCTTTGGCTACGGTGTGGCAACATGTCCAACGCCCGCCTCTGGTCAATTCTCTCCCGAACGCTCGCGGATGCACTCGAACTCCTTCGCCAAGGCGAGCCTATCGTGGAGATCACTTTGTCCCAAGGCGAACCCGGAGGCCGAACGCAAGCGTCCAGTCACCGGCGCGGAAAGACGCCCCGCCGCTGA
- a CDS encoding type II toxin-antitoxin system VapC family toxin has protein sequence MVLPDVNLLVYAYNAASPLHGAARAWWEDLLTREHPVALPWVVVCGFVRLVTHPAVFVAPLPPLAALDRVHIWFDRPHVRTLDPGPRHLTILEDLFRATGLAGNLTTDAHLAALALEHQCEIHSNDADFQRFPGLRWRNPLT, from the coding sequence ATGGTCCTGCCTGACGTCAACCTGCTCGTCTACGCTTACAACGCAGCGTCCCCGCTCCACGGCGCGGCGCGCGCGTGGTGGGAAGACCTGCTGACGCGAGAGCACCCGGTGGCGCTGCCGTGGGTGGTCGTCTGTGGCTTCGTGCGGCTCGTGACACATCCGGCAGTCTTCGTCGCTCCGCTGCCGCCGCTCGCGGCATTGGACCGGGTGCACATCTGGTTCGACCGCCCACATGTGCGGACGCTGGATCCCGGTCCGCGTCACCTGACCATTCTCGAAGACCTGTTTCGTGCGACCGGGCTCGCGGGCAATCTCACGACCGACGCCCATCTGGCGGCGCTCGCCCTCGAGCACCAGTGCGAGATCCACTCGAACGACGCCGACTTCCAGCGCTTCCCCGGCCTGCGCTGGCGTAACCCGCTGACCTGA
- a CDS encoding DUF433 domain-containing protein: MAQLMDRITVNPRQCGGRPCIRGMRIRVSDVLELLASGMTPKQIVREHPDLEIEDVYACLRFATGRVSHAVVVP, encoded by the coding sequence ATGGCTCAGCTCATGGATCGAATCACCGTCAACCCACGGCAGTGTGGCGGGCGTCCGTGTATTCGAGGTATGCGGATCCGAGTTTCCGATGTCCTTGAGCTTCTCGCTTCCGGGATGACCCCGAAACAGATTGTCAGGGAGCATCCTGATCTGGAGATCGAGGACGTCTATGCCTGCTTGCGGTTTGCCACCGGTCGGGTCAGTCACGCAGTGGTCGTCCCGTGA